From Agelaius phoeniceus isolate bAgePho1 chromosome 27, bAgePho1.hap1, whole genome shotgun sequence, one genomic window encodes:
- the LOC129132013 gene encoding LOW QUALITY PROTEIN: uncharacterized protein LOC129132013 (The sequence of the model RefSeq protein was modified relative to this genomic sequence to represent the inferred CDS: substituted 1 base at 1 genomic stop codon), whose translation MEAELREPGRRSLPEFAAPTCGIVAPPMAPDFPLSTPGRLRGRGRCPRALRQELSMESREDKCPRQNLVAEAVLSGSTAQEANGEEKPRSCRTRRGCKRRWRGCEGERGSLGREGGRRWSQSSELVLHEQLHDGEKPHTCVECGKSFRWSSHLSRHQRTHTGECPYECEKCGKIFSQSSHLNTHQRTHTGEKPYECGECGKSFSQSSNLIMHQKIHTGERHYECSKCGKRFQTSSHLLRHYQSHAEERPFQCPECGKGFKENSILIKHRRIHTGERPYECDKCRKRFQTSSCLVQHYQTHTEERPFQCPDCGKGFKHNSTLINHRRIHTGERPYECDKCRKRFPTSSSLLQHYRIHTEDRPFQCPECGKGFRENSTLVTHRRIHTGERPYECSKCGKRFQTSSHLHQHYRIHTEERPFQCPDCGKGFRQNSHLIRHRCIHTGERPYECPQCGRRWSQSSELVLHEQLHDGEKPHTCVEYGKSFRWNCDLIVHQRIHTGERPYECGECGKSLSSSLILHQRIHTGKRPYKCSECRMRFRWKFSLIMQQRTHTGERPYECDKCRKRFQTSSHLLLHYQIHTEERPFHSRDCRKGFKHNSTLVKHRRTHTGERPYECPQCGKSFSSSSHLTQHQRRHQXGKPCECPECGQSFVRCSSSIPHWRRHFGHSPGHSHSL comes from the exons ATGGAGGCTGAGCTGAGGGAGCCAGGCCGtcgatccctgcctgaattcgcagcccccacctgtgggatcgtcgccccccccatggctccg gatttcccattgtCAACCCCAGGGAGGctgcgaggaagaggaagatgccccagggcactgaggcag gagctgagcatggagagcagggaggacaaatgcccgcggcagaacctggtggcagaggccgttttgagcggctccacggcgcaggaagccaacggggaggaaaagccccggagctgccgcacgaggaggggctgcaaacgcagatggcggggatgtgagggggaaagaggcagcctgggccgggaaggtggccggagatggagccagagctcggagctggtgctccatgagcagctccatgatggggagaagccgcacacgtgcgtggagtgtgggaagagcttcaggtggagctCCCACCTGAGCAGGCATCAGAGGACTCACACTGGGGAATGTCCCTATGAGTGTGAGAAGTGTGGGAAGatcttcagccagagctcccatCTAAACAcccaccagaggacccacactggtgagaagccctatgagtgtggggagtgtgggaagagtttcagccagagctccaaCCTGATCATGCACCAgaagatccacactggggagaggcacTATGAGTgttccaagtgtgggaagaggtttcagaccagctcccatctcctccggcactatcagagtcatgcagaggagaggcccttccaatgccctgagtgtgggaagggattcaaggaGAACTCCATCCTCATCaagcaccggcgcatccacactggggaacggccctacgagtgtgataaatgcaggaagaggtttcagaccagctcctgTCTTGTCCAGCACTATCAGactcacacagaggagaggcccttccaatgccccgactgtgggaagggattcaagcacaactccactcTTATCAatcaccggcgcatccacactggggagaggccctatgagtgtgataaatgcaggaagaggtttccaACCAgttccagtctcctccagcactatcGGATTCATACGGAGGacaggcccttccaatgccctgAGTGTGGGAAGGGGTTCAGGGAGAACTCCACCCTTGttacccaccggcgcatccacactggggagaggccctatgagtgttccaagtgtgggaagaggtttcagaccagctcccatctccaccagcactatcggattcacacagaggagaggcccttccaatgccctgactgcgggaagggattcaggcagaactcccacctcatcagacACCGgtgcatccacacaggggagaggccctacgagtgtccccagt gcggccggagatggagccagagctcggagctggtgctccatgagcagctccatgatggggagaagcctcACACGTGCGTGGAGtatgggaagagcttcaggtggaactgcgACCTGATTgtgcaccagaggatccacactggggagaggccctacgagtgtggagagtgtgggaagagcctgagctccagcctgatcctgcaccagaggatccacaccgGAAAAAGGCCGTATAAGTGTTCTGAGTGTAGGATGCGCTTCCGCTGGAAGTTCAGCCTGATCATGCagcagaggacccacactggggagaggccctacgagtgtgataaatgcaggaagaggtttcagaccagctcccatctcctcctgcactatcagattcacacagaggagaggcccttccactccCGTGACTGCAGGAAaggattcaagcacaactccaccctcgtcaagCACCGGCGcacccacacaggggagaggccctacgagtgtccccagtgtgggaagagcttctccagcagctctcacttgacccaacaccaacggaggcaccagtaagggaagccctgcgagtgccccgagtgcgggcagagcttcgtgcgctgctccagctccatcccccactggaggaggcactttgggcacagccctggtcactcacattccctgtga